The Narcine bancroftii isolate sNarBan1 chromosome 8, sNarBan1.hap1, whole genome shotgun sequence region ccctttggatttatttttactctgtctgcctaagcctcttcgtgcctttttttggcctttctaatttctttcgtaagattccttctacactccttgtagtcctccttcaaattgtcagctctctgttctttatacctcttgtacacctccctttttctcctaaccaaatttccaatattcctcaaaaaccaagcctccctatgacttccagtctttcctttgatcctcactgggacttaactactctgtaccctcaaaatttcttttttgaatgtcctccatttttcatttacatccttacctgaaaatatcctgtcccactcaatactccccaaatcccttcttattcctttgaaatttgctcttctccaatccagaacctcaactttaggcccctccttgctcttccctaaaactaccttaaaactaacagaattatgatcactagacccaattggatctccaacattaatgtctgatacctgacctagctcgttccctaacaggagatccagtattacactgtcccgagtcggttcttcgactaattgattcagaaaacaatcttgaacacatttaacgaactctagcccatccagccctctaactgtatgggtatcccaatcaatgtgagggaagttaaaatctcccatgatcactaccttatgattctcacacatatacgttatctctctacacattagttcctctagttttcttgacccatttggtggtctataatacacccctattagcaccctcatgtctccttcacccctcaattccacccaaacagcctcactggacgatccctccagaccatcttgccaccacATGGCAGTAacgtcctccttaacaagcagagcaactcctcccccttttttaccccctgatctatcacatctaaaacaaatgtatcctggaatgttaagttgccagtcctgcccctcttgtagccaggtctcactaattgccacaatatcgtgaccccaagtatctgtccatgctctaagctcatctaccttgttcaatcCATGTgtatctgtgggtgtgtgtgtggatgtgcgtGTGCGTGGTGTTATTTATATAATATTAAGTGTGTAAGCAACTGCCTTCAGCCAAGCACCACATTGTCAGAGCCTTTTCTTCATTCCTTCTCTCTGCTGTGGAGAGGATTCATTCTGGCCTCTTGAGATACAAACTGTCCAGCGTGGACATTCCAACCTTGCCTCAAACTGACACAATGTTCCAGAAGCATTGTGCCCGACAATTACCCCAGCTCTCCAGTCAGGTGTTCATGAATACAATCCTGTTCTTGGTGTAGACATTGGTGTATGTTTCCCCAAGGAATTAAAAGACAATAAACTTTTCTATCTTGttttttaattttgttcccaGTCAGTATTAATCAGTCTGTAGGATCTCATTTTCCAAACATATCATTATTATAGATTTGGATGCCATCCAGTTACAGGGGATGTAGAGGGATCTGCTCCAGGGCAACATTGGGTAATCAGATAGACTCACCCAATATTATACAAATGCTGCCATATCTCACCCTGTGGGAATTTATCAAGTCCAGGGTAAGTTCCAAGCATGGCTGCTCTCCTCCTTGAAGTGAACCCACTTTCTTCCCTATCTACAATGGCATTAGAAGCCACCATTGATTCCATTCAGGATTGGCAGCGACATCTCATTCTGCTCACTACTCTCCCCGAAGGCTGAGCTCTCGCTGCAACCTGCAACCTTCCCAGTCCCAGATCATACTGCACCTCACTCTGTGGTCACACACTCTGTTTACAGAATGCTCGGCAATCCTAGCTcatctttggcctttctagtctatgctgaactctCATTTTCCCTCGTCtaactgacctgcacccggacccctccgtacccctcccatTAATGAcacagttcaaatttattttcattgttaaaACTGAGCTCTCATTCATCGGTtgagggacagctgctacccctctaccattagactcctcaacaacaaactccatccaagactcatttaaggacacttgtgcattttattgatcttCTTCCATAGTTAGGGGTCAGATAGGAAGTTCTGTTGAAGTGATCGAGTAACCCAAATGATACGTTGCCGCCTTGGTGCCAGGGACCAAGATATTTCAGATCAAGTGCTCGGAATtcacaggagggagggagagcagcccGATGTCGTTGTCCATTTAGGGACCAATGACCTGGGTAGGAAGGCTGAGGAGGTCCTTCAAGTATTGTTCAGCGAGGGGGACTAACATCTTAAGGGCAGCTTTGCTAGTCCTGTTTAGGTTGGGTGTAAACTAGATTTGCTGGGGgaagggaaccagagtgccagagcagatagaggagtggaggagggtgaagatgatgtgaaaattgcctgCGTCGTTAGAGTCAATGGGTTGTacctggtggaaatgttctcatgtgcatctatttcaatacaaggagtattgtaggaaaggaagacgagcttagagcatggattgacacgtggaattatgacattgataggagagagaagagaatgagggagagggaaagagagagattcagGGAAGGGGTTAACAGTAATTGGAGAAGTGAATAAGAATCCTgtgcagttggagagtgcccatatgatgtgttcctccaatttacaggtaacCTCATTTTTTGGCAGAGCTGGAAGCCATCGACAAAcatatcagtgtgggaatggtgtgcagaattaaaatggttgagcACTGAGAAGTCCCTATTCTTGCAGCTGACTGTGTGAATGTGCTCAAttgaacaatctcccagtctgcatccagtctccccagaaggccacaacaggagcaccagatgcagtggaccacccctgcagattcacaagtgtagtGTTGATTTAGTTGGGAGGACATTTGGGGCCAAAAACGGTGATGAAGGAGCAGAAGTGGGTGTAAGTGTAGTCAGAAGGGAAGGAACTGAGGGGGGAATATTTTTAGAAGGGATGAGATAGTGGAAGTGGGGAGTTTGTGTCTCTACTGCAAAGTAACACACCCTCCCCATTGAAAAGGGCTATCTGCTCTTGGTGGCACCTGATATCTGGCAGCTAAGTAATTCATCATTATGTCTGTGGGTTGTAGGTGGCAAGCAGAAACCCCAGAGGACAGGGAGAAGGTGTAAACTGCAAGGTCAGGATCGAGGCTGGCAGTCTTTCAGCACCAGTTCCACCACCTACATCATCTCTGTGCAATATTGAACTCCACACTAGAACCGACAGCAGTATTGTACTCATTCACAGTGTCAGGGCGAATGTGCAAACTTGTCCTATTCACTGTCACAGAGATCCAGCAGAGCTGAGCAGATGAAAGTACATGAGACAGGGAAGGAAGGAAACCATTTCCTGGGTGGTCAGTGCTGATTAATTTGGGGAGACAATCAATGGTAACTGGGGCCTGAGATCAAGAGTGGGACAGCAACTCCTGGAATGGACTTCCAGATGGGGTTGGAGGAGGGGTGGTGAAGGCATGATCACATCCAAGACTCTGTTTCTGCTGACTTTACAACTTGCCATGACAGTTCTCTGGGGAGTCAACTATAGCAGAGTTTTCTCCGCCCCCTGATCCTCCCTGCAATTGGGTGTGAGTGAGTTCAGCAGATTATAAATGACAGCGGCTTGTACCCAGGCTATTGGAGCAACCCAAGGAAAGGCTGGCCTGTTGGAGACAGGATCACAGTGAGTACCAAAGGAATTAGTAGCTTCTGATTTTCTATGGAGTGACATCAACTGAAATGAACTGGAGAATTTTTGCTTTGACAGGCAGGAGACAGGATGAACCCCTTCTTTCCAATTGTTCTGGTGATCTGCATTTCCCTGTCAGGATCTGACAGTGCAGGTATGTACCTGATCTGATCGAAACAGTCATTCAAGGTGAGTCTTTGACAGTGAGACTGAGGGTCATGCAGGGCAGCAGGAGCCCAGATTCAAGATCCTTTTTATTGTAACAAAATAGATGTAATAAACTGGTCTGATCTGAGCAGCTGACTTCACCTTGTAGCCTCGAGACTCATCATCGGGAAGATCCCAGGGTCCTGTTGTGTTTGACACAACAGGAAATGgagcacacacattttaaaaagtgTCCTGAAGAAACTCATGAATGATAGTGTGTAAAAAATGGTAAGGACAGTGAATCAAGAACTCTTGAAAGTCTTTTATTTAATACTTCTCGTTTCGCTGTCTGTTCGGCAATTGTTCTGCAAAGTGTTGGGCATCTttcagatctgagaacagtcaatttctttccccaggaatgaatacttttaaTACTGCTGGGTGTCATAGATTAAAATTATAGCTTTTCTTCCATAATGTCTGCTTTGTCAAGTTAAACTTTTTTCATTTCTTTAAGAGCTCGAATATCTGTCAGTTTCAAAAATGAAAAGGTAAAGaagaacctaaaattgccaataTAGCTAGATTTTTAGAAAAATTCTATTCCATTTCTATCCAAGAAGGATGATCATTTAAAGTATCAAAATGCAATCATAATAATGGATTTTGTATATTAACTGTCCAATAACAATATCTCAAGTTTGGAAGAGACAAAACTCCGTTCCTTTTGGTTCTTTTGAAGATAAGCCTTAATTCTATGGGGCTGTTTGTCTTGCCATATATACAAAGAAATAATCAAATCTAATAGTCAAATAAGTTTccagaataaaaattggtaatgattggaacatttacaaaaatgtaggtaaaatgttcattcaaATTGCATCAACACGTCCGATCATTGTCCGTACACAAGGTGAATTCTGACAATGCTCTCTTCGTCTGTTTGATTAACCTTAAAAATgtttcctttaataaaaattcTTACAGCTCTTTGTAAttataattcccaaatatttgaaCTGGTCTTTAACTATTTTGAATGGGAAATTGATCAAGATCCTTTAATGGGTAAGTAATTCACTCTTAAGAAACTTTATTTTAAACCCCAAAAACTGACTAAATTGGTCATGATTCACATGCCACTGTATCGTTTCTGTTCATGTGTTTGCCTGAATGCCTTTTGGATCCTTTAAACTTTTCATCTCCCACCTTAAGCTGATCGCTGAGATTCCCACCCTGGGAGAAAGACCCTATCTCCCTGATTTATGCATCTCTTTATTTTATTGACCACTCCGCTTTCTACGCTCCCACAATAACTGTCCAAGCTGCTCCACTCGCTCTTGCAACTAATACTCTCAAGTTCAGGCATCATAAtgatgcaccctctccaaagtatCTACATTCCAAGGAGACTTTGGAATCATGGACCAATTCACCTGCAATCTATCAGAGAATATCCATTCATCGTGACTGAAGGTTCATTTGCTCAGAGAGACAGCACTGATTTGTAAAGGGTTGGTCATGGCTGTTGAATGCAATTGGATGATTTGAAAAGACCACCATCCTGAGATGTTCTTCCTCTGGAAGTCCACGTCGTGAATTAATCTCTCTACGGAGAGACTGTCGGCTACAGCCGTTGGAATTTAAGGTAATTTATTGATGTAGTCTGTGTGACAGGAAATGAAAGTGAGGATAATGAGAAGGTTAATTGATTTTCATCAACAGGATGTGAGGAGTGGGTGTCCTGCAAGGGTTACGTTAGTGTTGTGACTGTTCACTGTTTTAGATGACAACACAGCTGAGGGGCTGGAACATCATGGACCTGAGACAAGGCAGTAGATACACGTGAGAACCATGGGTTACTTTATCATCACTAGGTTAAAACCATGGAATATTAACTCCACAGAGGGGGGGATTATAACAGGCTGCACTTTGATGGCAGGGTTATAATTTCAAACTAATCTTTTACAGGTTTGAAAGGAAAATCATTGATATTTCTGACCAAAACAGACAAGGACTACGTCAAGTTGAATGCAGCTGATTTCTCCAGTTTGACCGCCTTCACTGTCTGCTTCAGGGCTGCGTCCGAAGAATCATCGCGTGATTACAGTTTGTTGTCCTACGCAACAGGCGCAAACAATAATGAACTTCtgatttggcaaaaaaaaactgggcAGCTAACATTGTATTTAAAATCCCCTGTGGTTGATATCTCCCTCCCAAAAATAGACGGCTTGCTGAGACACGTCTGTGTGACCTGGGAGTCTCAAACGGGTGTGGTAACAGCTTGGGTAAATGGGAGACGCAGTCTACAGAAGGTGGGTGGAAAGGGTTTGACTGTGAAAGGTTCAGGGGTGTTTATTCTTGGGCAAGAACAGGACAAACCCGGTGGTCATTTTGATATTAATCAGTCATTTGTGGGGGAGATTACTGACGTCAACATGTGGGACCATGTTCTAAAATCCACTGATATTGAGCTGTTAAGTCAGGGTTGTTTCAGTACAGGAGGGAACATCATTGACTGGAGCACAATTGGCTTCACGTCAGGTGGGAATGTGAAGATCGAAGACAATAATGATtgcaaattttaaatgttttggctgcaaaatatattaaaatgtgcTCGGGGACCATAATGTCtccctaaccctaatcctaatGTGCTCAATATGACCGGTCTTCTCTAACTCAGATCAGCAGAAGTATGAAGTTGAGTCCAGAATAATGGGCGGTTTATAGCTGGACAGCGACACCTCAATGAGTCCTCGCAGTTTCTCGTCACCCTCACTGATGGTGGAGGTTTAAACTCAGTCCACCAGAGTCCCGGCTATTCTCTGTCACACGTTGACAGATGGTTGGGCTGGAGGAGCTGTGATGGAAAGGGTCAGACATGAACTGGGGGAAGTGCCTGTGATGGAAGCTGATCCTGCTCTTTTTTTCCATGGGACTGATTGGAGTTATTTCTGCCTCCCTCTGTAGACCCTATTTTCATGTATTTTGTTAGCTCACACTGTGTAACTATGCATCAAGCAATTGTGATTGAAGTGGAACATTCAGTATCATCGTATTAGTAAATAGCATCAAAGCAGAAAGTTTCTCGTGTTAatttgtgtctgtgtgcatggatgtgtgatgtgtgggtctgtgtgtgtgtgggggtctgtgtgtgtgcatgtgtgtggatgtgcatgtgtgtgtgggtgtgtgcatctgcgtctgtgtgtgtgtgtatgtgtgtgtgggtgtgcatgtaggtctgtgtgtgtgtgtgtatgcatgtgtgggtgtgtgtctgtgtgtgtgtggcatgTGCTTGTGTGCGTGGTCTTCAGTTTAAGCTTCATGCACCTTCACTTCCCACCATTAAATTGACCATGACACAGGCCAGTGGGGACCTTGACATCCTGTGTCATTGCTGACGTCTCTGTCCACATCCCACAGTCTGCACCGATCATAAACTggagatggagagctggaggaaagaagacaagtggaaagggaagggtgggagaagggagagtaggcaagcagaaaccagagacctcaatgttaatgccatctgacaggagagggcccagacacaaaatcaagtgttgctcctccaatttacaggtggtcctgGTGCGACAGCACAGGAGGCCACGTACAGACATGTCATTTTGGAAGGAGGGTGCGGGATTGAAGTGGTTGAGCTTTGGGAGATCTCTGTCATTGATGCAGTCTGAGAGAAGATGCTCAGAGAGGTGATCTCCCAGCCCACgtccagtctctttgatgtaaGGAAGGCCAAAACGACCACTGGTGTAGTAGATGGCTACTGCAGATTCACAGCATTGctccacttggaaggactgtttggggtccagaatggtggtgatggaggaggtttGGGCACAAATGTGGCACTTCctatggccacaggggaaggtggcaaggaggcgattagtgggaagggatgagtggatgagtgaatcatggaggaagtggtccctatggaaggcggagaaaggaggagagggtaagatgtgtctggtggtgggatcatgttgtaggtattggaaattacagaaaataatgtgttgaatgcagaggctaGTTGTGGTAGATGAGGGCAAGGGGAATCGTATTACATCTGTTGGCCAGAAGAgggcagggcagatgagtgggaatgTAGGAGATAAGGGTAcgggctgagttgatgatgatggaggggaagccacagttgcggaagaaggaggacattacaGATAATCTGGGCTGGAAAACCTCAACTTGCaaacagatgtgatggagacagagatattaggggaaaggaatagaatccttgcaggggactgggtctGAGGAGTGTAGTCAAGCTAGttatgggagttagtgggtttataATATGTCACTGGAAAGCTTGTCAcctgagatggagtcagagagatcaATAAAGGGGAGAGTGtcgccagagatggaccaggtgaatttgagatcagggtggaatcGGAGAGCATGCCTAATGAAGCATGGTTGACAGAGCtaagacttttctctttagagagaTGAAGAATGACAGATGATTTTATACAGATATATGACCTGTACAAATGGGATGAGtttcacctgaactggagaggaaccaatcctggcagggaggtttgatAATGCTGTTGGAGGGGAGGGGTTAAACTAAatttatgggggtgggggggggggtgggggggggggtgggggggggtgtgggaacaTTTGTCCTCATTCAGAAAAttatgaggcatggaatccaaggaaACTTGGCTTcttggattcagaaatggcttgtctgaagaaagcagaggCAAATACTTTACAGCATCCAAAGGAGTAATGgttattattgaggggaacattCACAAAGAGGCAGAGGACGAGGCAGTTGGCGCACAAGTTGAAGCAATTGTGATgtgttgcaatgcaacagggacacagagtcaaaaatgaaacaaaaacagggctaaaggttttatatttaaataaacACAGTATAGAAATAAAGTGGGTGACCTTatagtacagctacagattggcaggtatgatgttgtggccatcatggAGTTGTGGCTGGAGGACgggtgtcattgggagctgaacgtccaaggatacacagtggaTCAAAAGGATGGGCAGATAAGCAGAGGGGAGGCGTGGTTCTGTTGGTGAGGAATAATATTAAATCATCACTAAGAGGTGACAGGATCAGAAGATAAAGAATCATGAGTTgcattaagaaatggcaagggtaaaaagacaatTATATACATACATCCAAACAGTAGCTGGAATCTGAATAACAAATTaagaaaaggtgtgtcagaagggcaatcatggaaggttttaacatgcaagtagattgagaAAACCAGATTGGGACTAGATTTAAAGCAAGAGAATTTTTAGAAAGCCTATGAGATGTCTTTTTAGAGAAATGTCTTGAAAAGCCCACGAGGGGATCGGCTGTACTgatgtgtaatgcaccagaggtgttTAGAGAGCTAAGAGTAATGGAACCATGAGAAGGCTGCGATGACAATAtcattgagttcaatttgagatttaacaaggagaaacttggcacagttagtgtatcagatagcacaacactgttacagagccagccatCCGGCTTCAAATTCAGCAAtgtcgggggcgtggcaagatggcatagagtctagacctGTAACCTTGACCTCTCTGGCGGACTTTTAAGTatccgttttttaaccctttattttcaagtttaaacttcttaaattttagtttaaagtattaaggaactattatggccattaatggtaaaaagattaaacctcaagtgcagaagaagttacattttcaaagtactgaagatttggggcctaaacaacttgctacagcctcaggtttaatttcttcagagccTAAACTACAAAGCCtgtctgtgggagctgaaaaaaaaatgtctactactcaccaaatgaaggatagcgctggaattacccgttctctggaggaaggtgcgtgttaccaagaagtggatcccgattctggcagcctgccgattttaacggaaggagcacgcaggaagacgactccattgtctgaaaGGCTTCAGGCAATGCTCCAACCTGAAGATTTCGATCTCTTCTGTCATTTTTTTGGAAAAACAACGAGCTGCGAGGGGAGGCCAGCGTCAAGACCCTGACGAAgttggggtgccgtcgctgggagtccagacccgcagtaagactgttaaaatgcctgttcttgagttgcagcaggagatgcagttacctggttctgccactacgttagagaaagcagggctgagcttttctgaattaccatGTAACCATAGCATTCTCCAAGGGGAAGGAAAACAGCCAGAAGtagtggtccatgtggggaccaatgacttagttagaagtggggatgaggtcctgaaacaggattatgtagaattaggtaggaagttaaaaaacaggacctacaaggtagtaatctctggattgctgcccgtgccacgagctagtgagggtagaaataggaggatgtggaggatgaatgcgtggctaaagagatggtgcagggggcaagggataagatttctggatcattgggatctcttctggggaaggtcggacctgtacaagagggacggactccacttgaactggagggggaccaatgtgctggcaagcagatttgccacagctgtgggggaaggtttaaactagtttggcattaCAGATTAGttaattagttaagataaaagttaacatttgtgctacaatctattttatatttgttctacaatctattttataatccctcctccccgtcacattctccatcagactccggatcgatctcagcaatTTTTGACGCCTCCTATgacgtgagatagtcccgctccgtagcttgtagagcttgatattttggaggcagctcatcacggttggcaaaggctctctcaatggtccttgTGACCaacgttcgaatgcatggaatacaacaacagccacaagtgataaaaatggatacagaaatgaacaatcctag contains the following coding sequences:
- the LOC138741963 gene encoding C-reactive protein-like, whose amino-acid sequence is MNPFFPIVLVICISLSGSDSAGLKGKSLIFLTKTDKDYVKLNAADFSSLTAFTVCFRAASEESSRDYSLLSYATGANNNELLIWQKKTGQLTLYLKSPVVDISLPKIDGLLRHVCVTWESQTGVVTAWVNGRRSLQKVGGKGLTVKGSGVFILGQEQDKPGGHFDINQSFVGEITDVNMWDHVLKSTDIELLSQGCFSTGGNIIDWSTIGFTSGGNVKIEDNNDCKF